Proteins from a single region of Sphingopyxis sp. BSN-002:
- a CDS encoding S8 family peptidase produces the protein MAMAQGVRRSGIRRIVGRPLPLFLGMAALSLAGCGGGGARPSPTPAPPPAPAPTPVPTPTPTPTPTPPSGNFNTAETRRSDGVNFHGAITAYQAGATGQGILAGVIDDGIDEDSPEFTGRISSMSADVAGSRGINAEGTHGTNVAQVLLGGKNDAGTFGIAFNANLLVLRADRPGSCATEDPSNDESGCLFGDNAIAAGLDRAVAADARVVNISLGGEDRPGATLRAAVARATAAGIVVILSAGNEGDTTANGNDPNNPDPFAQGMRDAGGGLVIIAGSVDENGAISGFSNRAGGYQGSYIAALGEGVCCSYENGVLKTEGNFVFVLNGTSFAAPQVAGAVALLAQAFPNLTGQQIVQLLYQSARDAGAAGDDAIYGQGILDIARAFQPQGATTLAGTSTAVRLDTALGLLGGPMGDAGAKGAGETRGLVTDSFGRAFTVDFGQSLRPRRPDFKLSGALGGLVRQQSAASQSTAMSLLTAPGIGDGDALAGLSFHDAERARTLAASVITRLDANTRLGFSAGRGIGGMLAGERGESGHAMLIGDGAQEGLGFAASPGLGSLARHNISKNQYINIFAESGWVSGSRWDDDPLLRYRSGHDSRYDRLGAAWDGRFGRFRAALGASWLRESASLLGARLGPVFGAGGATSLTGDASLSLDAGNGWNLAGAWRQMWTRPDRAGLVAGGMLRSNAFSFDVAKANLFRPGDHATLRFAQPLRVARGGIDLDLPVAYDYETGGAEFGRRTYNLAPTGREMVVEASYAFSLFGGDLVANTWWRQDPGHIAAMPDDKGAALRFTMGF, from the coding sequence ATGGCGATGGCCCAAGGGGTACGACGCAGCGGCATCCGGCGGATCGTGGGGCGGCCGCTGCCGCTCTTCCTCGGCATGGCGGCGCTGTCGCTCGCGGGGTGCGGCGGCGGCGGGGCGCGGCCTTCGCCGACTCCGGCACCGCCGCCCGCGCCAGCACCCACACCTGTTCCTACCCCGACGCCCACTCCGACGCCGACACCGCCTTCGGGCAACTTCAATACCGCCGAAACGCGCCGTTCCGACGGCGTCAATTTTCACGGGGCAATTACTGCCTATCAGGCGGGAGCGACGGGGCAGGGGATTCTCGCCGGAGTGATCGACGACGGGATCGACGAGGACAGTCCCGAATTCACGGGGCGCATCTCGTCGATGTCGGCCGACGTTGCCGGCTCGCGCGGCATCAATGCCGAAGGGACGCACGGGACGAACGTCGCGCAGGTGCTGCTGGGCGGCAAGAATGATGCGGGCACCTTCGGTATCGCATTCAACGCCAATCTGCTCGTCCTGCGCGCCGACCGGCCGGGCAGCTGCGCGACCGAAGATCCCTCGAATGACGAAAGCGGCTGCCTGTTCGGGGACAATGCCATTGCTGCGGGACTCGACCGCGCGGTCGCGGCGGATGCGCGCGTCGTCAACATCTCGCTCGGCGGCGAAGACCGTCCGGGTGCAACCTTGCGTGCCGCGGTGGCACGGGCAACCGCGGCGGGGATCGTCGTGATCCTCTCGGCTGGGAACGAGGGCGATACGACCGCGAACGGCAACGACCCGAACAACCCCGACCCCTTTGCACAGGGTATGCGCGATGCGGGGGGCGGCCTCGTGATCATCGCGGGCTCGGTCGACGAGAATGGCGCGATCTCGGGCTTCAGCAACCGTGCCGGCGGCTATCAGGGGTCCTATATCGCGGCACTCGGCGAGGGCGTGTGCTGTTCCTATGAAAATGGCGTGCTCAAGACTGAGGGCAATTTCGTCTTTGTCCTCAACGGCACCAGCTTCGCCGCGCCGCAGGTCGCCGGCGCGGTCGCGCTCCTCGCGCAGGCTTTCCCGAACCTGACCGGCCAGCAGATCGTGCAGCTACTCTATCAGTCGGCGCGTGACGCTGGCGCCGCGGGCGACGACGCGATCTATGGTCAGGGCATTCTCGACATCGCACGCGCGTTCCAGCCGCAGGGCGCGACGACGCTTGCGGGGACATCGACCGCGGTCCGGCTCGATACCGCGCTCGGTCTGCTCGGCGGGCCGATGGGCGATGCCGGCGCGAAGGGGGCAGGGGAGACGCGCGGACTTGTCACCGACAGCTTCGGCCGTGCCTTCACCGTCGACTTCGGCCAGTCGTTGCGCCCGCGTCGCCCCGACTTCAAACTTTCGGGCGCGCTCGGCGGGCTTGTCCGCCAGCAGAGCGCCGCGTCGCAGTCCACTGCAATGTCATTGCTCACCGCGCCGGGGATCGGTGACGGCGACGCGCTGGCGGGACTCTCTTTCCACGACGCCGAACGCGCCCGCACCCTCGCGGCTTCGGTGATCACGCGCCTCGACGCGAACACGCGCCTCGGCTTTTCGGCCGGGCGCGGGATCGGCGGGATGCTCGCGGGCGAGCGCGGCGAAAGCGGTCACGCGATGCTGATAGGCGACGGCGCACAGGAAGGACTCGGCTTCGCCGCCAGTCCCGGTCTTGGATCGCTTGCTCGACATAATATATCTAAAAATCAATACATTAATATTTTTGCCGAGAGCGGATGGGTCTCCGGTTCGCGCTGGGACGACGACCCCCTGCTCCGCTACCGTTCGGGCCATGATAGCCGGTACGATCGTCTCGGCGCCGCATGGGACGGCCGGTTCGGCCGGTTCCGCGCCGCGCTCGGTGCGAGCTGGTTGCGCGAATCGGCCAGTCTGCTCGGCGCGCGTCTCGGCCCCGTCTTCGGTGCAGGCGGCGCGACGAGCCTCACCGGCGATGCGAGCCTGAGCCTCGATGCCGGAAACGGGTGGAATCTTGCCGGGGCATGGCGCCAGATGTGGACCCGTCCCGACCGTGCCGGCCTCGTTGCGGGCGGCATGCTCCGGTCGAATGCCTTTTCCTTCGACGTTGCCAAGGCGAACCTCTTCCGCCCCGGCGACCACGCCACGCTGCGTTTCGCGCAGCCGCTGCGCGTCGCCCGGGGGGGCATCGATCTCGACCTTCCGGTCGCCTATGATTATGAAACCGGCGGCGCCGAATTCGGCCGTCGCACTTACAACCTCGCGCCGACCGGCCGCGAGATGGTCGTCGAGGCGAGCTACGCCTTCTCACTGTTCGGCGGAGATCTGGTTGCCAACACATGGTGGCGGCAGGACCCCGGCCACATCGCTGCGATGCCCGATGACAAGGGTGCCGCGCTTCGCTTTACGATGGGCTTCTGA
- the dapD gene encoding 2,3,4,5-tetrahydropyridine-2,6-dicarboxylate N-succinyltransferase, with amino-acid sequence MTDLQSTIEAAWDARDTLGLTTTGAVREAVETALAGLDNGSYRVAERDSGGTWQVNQWLKKAVLLSFRLNDMEIIDGGAGGATWWDKVPSKFAGWGENRFRDAGFRAVPGSIVRRGAFISKGAVLMPSFVNIGAYVGEGSMVDAWATVGSCAQIGANVHLSGGAGIGGVLEPLQAGPVVIEDGAFIGARAEVAEGVIVREGAVLSMGVYLGASTKIIDRATGAVFVGEVPAYSVVVPGSLPGKPLPDGTPGPSLYCAVIVKRVDAQTRAKTGINELLRD; translated from the coding sequence ATGACCGACCTGCAATCGACGATCGAAGCCGCCTGGGATGCGCGCGACACGCTGGGTCTGACGACGACCGGCGCGGTGCGCGAGGCCGTCGAGACCGCGCTCGCAGGGCTCGACAACGGCAGCTATCGCGTGGCGGAACGCGACTCAGGCGGCACATGGCAGGTCAACCAGTGGCTCAAGAAAGCCGTACTCCTGTCCTTCCGCCTCAACGACATGGAGATCATCGATGGCGGCGCCGGCGGCGCGACCTGGTGGGACAAGGTGCCGTCGAAATTCGCCGGTTGGGGCGAGAACCGCTTTCGCGACGCGGGCTTCCGCGCCGTCCCCGGATCGATCGTCCGCCGCGGCGCCTTTATCAGCAAGGGCGCGGTGCTGATGCCGAGCTTCGTCAACATCGGCGCCTATGTCGGCGAGGGATCGATGGTCGACGCCTGGGCGACGGTCGGCAGCTGCGCGCAGATCGGCGCCAACGTCCATCTGTCGGGCGGCGCAGGGATCGGCGGGGTATTGGAACCGCTGCAGGCGGGACCGGTCGTCATCGAAGACGGTGCCTTCATCGGCGCGCGCGCCGAGGTTGCCGAGGGCGTGATCGTGCGCGAGGGCGCGGTGCTGTCGATGGGCGTCTATCTCGGTGCCTCGACCAAGATCATCGACCGGGCGACGGGCGCAGTGTTCGTCGGCGAGGTTCCTGCCTATTCGGTCGTCGTGCCGGGATCGCTGCCGGGCAAGCCGCTGCCCGACGGAACGCCGGGGCCGTCGCTCTATTGCGCGGTCATCGTCAAGCGCGTCGATGCGCAGACCCGGGCGAAGACCGGCATCAACGAGTTGCTGCGCGACTGA
- a CDS encoding pyrimidine 5'-nucleotidase, with protein MTVSIDHIESWIFDLDNTLYPPSAKLFDLIDERMGAFIMRLLDVDAVEARRVQKQYFHDHGTTMAGLMRHHGVAPEDFLVDVHDIALDRLTVDARLRAGLERLPGRKLIFTNADADYSARVLKARGIDGLFDGICDIRITGYTPKPDPAAYAAMVSHLGVDPARSLFVEDMARNLTPAKALGMTTVWLDNGSESGHRDHLPEHVDFHATDIADWLDTLPSPWGIS; from the coding sequence ATGACCGTGTCGATCGACCATATCGAGAGCTGGATCTTCGATCTCGACAACACGCTCTATCCGCCGTCTGCGAAGCTGTTCGACCTGATCGACGAGCGCATGGGCGCCTTCATCATGCGCCTCCTCGACGTCGACGCGGTCGAGGCGCGGCGTGTACAGAAGCAATATTTCCATGACCATGGCACGACGATGGCAGGGCTGATGCGCCACCACGGCGTCGCGCCCGAGGACTTTCTGGTCGACGTGCATGATATCGCGCTCGACCGGCTCACCGTCGATGCACGGCTGCGCGCGGGGCTCGAACGGCTTCCCGGCCGCAAGCTCATCTTTACCAACGCCGATGCCGACTATTCGGCGCGGGTGCTGAAGGCGCGCGGGATCGATGGCCTGTTCGACGGCATCTGCGACATCCGCATCACGGGCTATACGCCCAAGCCCGATCCGGCCGCCTATGCGGCGATGGTTTCGCATCTGGGTGTCGATCCAGCGCGGAGCCTGTTCGTCGAGGATATGGCGCGTAACCTGACCCCCGCCAAAGCGCTCGGCATGACGACCGTCTGGCTGGACAATGGCAGCGAAAGCGGCCATCGCGACCACCTGCCGGAGCATGTCGATTTCCACGCGACCGACATCGCCGACTGGCTCGACACGCTGCCTTCACCTTGGGGAATTTCATGA